The Planctomycetia bacterium genome window below encodes:
- a CDS encoding RNA polymerase sigma factor yields MTLTTTIVQSISRHRTSTDAELLALWLSKRDEYSFTLLLSRHGPLVWGVCRRMRLSQADAEDVFQAVFLVLCQQGKLFQQRSSLACWLYGITLRIAKRLQRTQVREKQRAERIARTEAVFDNAGNDFEELDSAVNHLPQYYRDPLILCCLQGQTHQQAARILGWPVGTVAGRLSRAKSLLRSRLMKQGCVPAALHALLLPEVYASLPAGLISRTVQAIQGGSSASVITLAHGAILMVFTFRSIIVVSVALLICGLVVGWKVLAQEEPAADSMIISPITHELHTQEPAELAKLQGAWTRHILNEVTGKIVAAEDIIFEGNSYRMRYHPMEMDGTKSFQPKVTELKTFKLLPEQKRIELVDYNNDAALLQGENKPSEWPTHLVERFMGSYVQQGETLEITFDGKIHYKLDGDGKPIANREVVLPLSPQQAKKVVVFRRMKLSYELEDKLSAMLRPGDVVHGLKLDVERAGKIKEGDRLKIEVEVKSEQGISKTEKLADNIEVLAVKRTVIQEKEYVYVFLRLNRPLTLTLKYHVGKQHVFNLTPVTNK; encoded by the coding sequence ATGACATTGACCACGACCATTGTTCAATCAATCTCAAGACATCGTACCTCGACTGATGCAGAACTACTTGCATTGTGGTTATCGAAACGCGATGAGTATTCATTCACGTTACTACTTTCGAGGCACGGACCGCTCGTTTGGGGCGTTTGTCGTCGGATGCGGCTCAGTCAGGCTGATGCGGAAGATGTCTTCCAGGCAGTCTTTCTGGTGCTCTGTCAACAGGGAAAATTATTTCAGCAACGTTCTTCACTGGCATGCTGGCTCTATGGAATAACGTTGCGAATAGCAAAACGTCTTCAACGCACGCAAGTTCGTGAAAAGCAACGTGCAGAAAGAATAGCTCGCACCGAAGCGGTTTTCGACAACGCAGGTAATGATTTCGAGGAACTGGATAGTGCGGTCAATCATCTGCCGCAATATTATCGTGATCCATTGATTCTCTGCTGTTTGCAGGGTCAAACTCACCAACAGGCAGCCAGAATCCTGGGCTGGCCGGTTGGGACGGTGGCTGGCCGTCTTTCACGTGCCAAATCTTTGTTACGTTCACGCTTGATGAAGCAAGGTTGCGTTCCAGCAGCACTGCATGCTCTTTTGCTACCTGAAGTCTATGCATCACTGCCAGCAGGATTGATTTCACGAACTGTTCAAGCCATTCAAGGAGGCAGTTCTGCATCCGTGATTACATTGGCGCATGGAGCCATACTAATGGTGTTTACCTTCCGATCAATCATAGTTGTATCAGTCGCACTACTGATCTGCGGCTTGGTCGTTGGCTGGAAAGTGCTTGCTCAAGAAGAACCTGCTGCCGATTCAATGATTATCTCTCCGATAACTCACGAACTGCATACACAGGAACCTGCAGAGTTGGCCAAGCTGCAGGGTGCCTGGACCAGGCACATTCTCAACGAGGTCACGGGGAAGATTGTAGCTGCAGAAGATATTATCTTTGAAGGAAATTCCTATCGCATGCGTTACCATCCGATGGAAATGGATGGGACAAAATCATTTCAACCCAAGGTCACTGAGCTGAAAACGTTCAAACTTCTACCTGAACAGAAGCGCATCGAACTGGTTGATTACAATAATGATGCAGCATTACTCCAAGGTGAGAATAAGCCTTCTGAGTGGCCTACTCATTTAGTTGAACGATTTATGGGTAGCTATGTCCAACAAGGCGAAACTCTGGAAATCACTTTCGATGGCAAAATTCACTATAAGCTGGATGGTGACGGGAAACCAATTGCCAATCGTGAAGTGGTTCTGCCTCTCTCGCCACAGCAAGCAAAAAAAGTTGTCGTTTTCCGTCGCATGAAATTGAGCTATGAATTGGAAGATAAGTTGAGTGCGATGCTGCGACCAGGCGATGTCGTCCATGGACTCAAGTTGGATGTTGAACGAGCTGGTAAGATCAAGGAAGGTGATCGACTGAAAATTGAAGTAGAAGTAAAATCAGAACAAGGGATATCCAAGACAGAAAAACTGGCGGATAACATTGAAGTGCTGGCGGTAAAACGCACTGTCATTCAAGAAAAGGAATATGTCTATGTGTTCCTGCGATTAAACAGGCCGTTAACCCTGACGCTTAAGTACCATGTGGGAAAGCAGCACGTTTTCAACTTAACTCCGGTCACAAACAAATAA
- a CDS encoding PIN domain-containing protein, whose protein sequence is MTKPGSILIWIIRGVFLLCILGVATGFAIQGTSQVDPKATGGGFYAIPFIYLVMIVLLGIGIVALDIIIKNKQITTISAIYFGLLLGLLFGHLFSSAIFPLVETDASRWLNTPLRILITLFFCYICVSTLYQTKDDFRFIIPYVEFSKQIKGSRALVLDTSVIIDGRIADISDTKIIDTRLIVPRFVLQELQNVADSTDKLKRNRGRRGMDMLKRMQANPKVDLIIHEGNIPELQDVHEVDQKLVVLAKTLSARVVTNDYNLNKVAQLQGVEVININELANALKSVALPGEVLKVKLIKPGDQIGQGVGYLDDGTMVVVEQGRALIGQDVHMTVTSVLQTSAGRMIFGRTDGKSGLSSTSHPALGAPEEVKAT, encoded by the coding sequence ATGACGAAACCCGGATCGATCCTTATCTGGATTATTCGTGGCGTATTTCTGCTTTGCATATTGGGAGTTGCAACCGGTTTTGCCATACAAGGCACTTCCCAGGTTGATCCCAAAGCAACGGGTGGTGGTTTCTATGCCATCCCCTTTATTTATCTAGTCATGATCGTTTTGCTGGGCATCGGCATTGTCGCACTCGACATCATCATCAAGAACAAGCAAATCACCACCATCTCAGCCATTTATTTCGGCCTGCTTCTAGGCTTGTTATTTGGCCATCTGTTCAGTTCCGCCATTTTCCCACTGGTGGAAACGGACGCATCTCGCTGGTTGAATACCCCGCTGCGCATTCTGATTACCCTGTTTTTCTGTTACATCTGTGTCAGCACGCTTTATCAGACTAAAGATGATTTCCGGTTTATCATTCCCTACGTGGAATTTTCCAAACAGATCAAAGGCAGCAGGGCTCTGGTACTGGATACCAGTGTCATTATTGATGGCCGCATTGCCGATATCAGCGATACGAAGATTATCGACACAAGACTGATTGTGCCACGCTTCGTACTGCAGGAACTGCAGAACGTTGCTGACTCGACGGATAAGCTGAAGCGAAACCGTGGTCGGCGCGGAATGGATATGCTCAAGCGAATGCAGGCCAACCCCAAGGTAGACCTGATCATTCATGAAGGCAATATTCCGGAACTGCAGGATGTGCATGAAGTTGATCAGAAGCTGGTCGTTCTCGCCAAGACGCTGAGCGCCAGGGTTGTAACTAACGATTACAACCTGAACAAGGTAGCCCAGTTGCAAGGCGTGGAAGTGATCAACATTAATGAGTTAGCCAATGCACTGAAGTCGGTTGCTCTGCCCGGCGAAGTGCTCAAGGTCAAACTCATTAAACCAGGCGACCAGATCGGCCAAGGCGTAGGTTACCTGGACGATGGCACGATGGTGGTGGTGGAACAGGGCCGGGCCTTGATTGGCCAGGATGTTCACATGACCGTTACCAGCGTGCTACAGACTTCTGCCGGTCGTATGATCTTCGGCAGAACGGATGGTAAATCGGGGCTGTCATCCACCTCGCACCCGGCATTGGGAGCACCAGAAGAGGTGAAAGCGACATGA
- a CDS encoding deoxyguanosinetriphosphate triphosphohydrolase codes for MSDSRHEKDLANYAMREADSLGRLHDEPGHPYRGFYQRDRDRILHASAFRRLTAKTQVLVWGTNDHHRTRLTHTLEVAQVSRTIARELRLNEDLTEAIALAHDLGHPPFGHAGEAALDACLKEHGGFEHNWQGLRIVEELEQRYPTFPGLNLTWELRESLAFHSKRPLVPQVAQYRNHHAQPQTEMVRQPTLEAQVVDAADSIVYDIHDIDDAFGVHLITLDEIRQLRCWSDAEEHVEKQFGKLPANRLIPTVLRNLLAQRERAMLEQTRQRIVNARLQSPYDAKQLAEPIVSEGDAITSMVDEFRHFLHEKVYHHPQVLKMASRGKVIVQQLFAAYAADPSQMPSFHAEKAKVSNTYRTVSDYLAGMTDRLAVAEYHKLYQSHEKSDKIVI; via the coding sequence ATGAGTGATTCCAGACATGAAAAAGACCTGGCGAACTATGCCATGCGTGAAGCCGATTCTTTAGGCAGGCTTCATGATGAGCCTGGCCATCCGTATCGGGGTTTTTATCAACGTGATCGTGATCGCATACTGCATGCTTCTGCATTTCGAAGGTTAACAGCCAAGACTCAGGTGCTGGTCTGGGGCACGAATGATCACCATCGCACCCGACTGACACACACGCTCGAGGTTGCACAAGTCAGTCGCACCATTGCCCGTGAACTTCGTCTGAATGAAGACCTGACCGAAGCCATTGCACTGGCTCATGATCTGGGACATCCACCCTTTGGCCACGCAGGCGAAGCTGCACTGGATGCATGCCTGAAGGAGCATGGTGGCTTTGAGCACAACTGGCAGGGCCTTCGGATTGTAGAAGAACTGGAACAGCGATACCCCACCTTCCCAGGATTGAACCTCACATGGGAGCTGCGTGAATCTCTCGCTTTCCATAGCAAGCGTCCTTTGGTGCCTCAGGTGGCACAGTATCGAAACCATCACGCACAACCCCAAACGGAAATGGTAAGGCAACCTACACTGGAAGCACAGGTGGTCGATGCAGCGGACAGTATTGTGTATGACATACACGACATTGATGATGCCTTTGGCGTGCACCTGATCACGCTGGATGAAATCAGGCAATTGAGATGTTGGAGCGATGCCGAAGAACACGTCGAAAAACAGTTTGGTAAACTCCCTGCCAACCGACTGATTCCCACCGTGCTTCGCAACCTCCTTGCGCAACGTGAACGAGCCATGCTGGAACAAACCCGACAACGCATTGTCAACGCCAGGCTTCAATCACCTTACGATGCCAAACAACTGGCTGAGCCTATCGTCAGCGAAGGAGATGCAATCACTAGCATGGTCGATGAGTTTAGGCATTTTCTACACGAAAAGGTCTACCATCATCCACAGGTATTGAAGATGGCAAGCCGGGGAAAGGTTATCGTTCAACAGCTTTTTGCTGCCTATGCAGCTGATCCATCGCAAATGCCTTCTTTTCATGCAGAAAAAGCAAAAGTAAGCAATACCTATCGTACTGTCAGTGACTATTTGGCTGGCATGACGGACCGACTGGCTGTGGCAGAATATCATAAACTATACCAATCTCATGAAAAATCGGATAAGATAGTAATATGA
- a CDS encoding MotA/TolQ/ExbB proton channel family protein, producing MPHSFLFAESAFIKFVTHDTLFAVILFAMTFIGATLVVWRLWLNYNAKTDLNLFLPKFQEILNKEGIDGALKFCKAQPKNEHIPSTLFVAGLEKHKEGLAAMRKAMANAVDLEIIPALNFLLPTILAFAKIATMVGLLFTIISMIGTFSALGEASEKGTGGQAQASAEIGLALFATMLGLLTAIPLVFTHTLCKAWTHKFEIKMKNAGQKLLLLTQAAKTTPPMQGAAVPMAAAVAGRPMAAQTVR from the coding sequence ATGCCCCATTCGTTTTTATTTGCAGAAAGTGCCTTCATCAAGTTTGTCACTCATGACACGCTCTTTGCAGTAATCCTGTTCGCAATGACCTTTATCGGTGCAACCTTGGTGGTCTGGCGACTTTGGCTGAATTATAACGCTAAGACTGATCTGAATCTGTTTCTCCCCAAGTTTCAGGAAATTCTGAACAAGGAAGGCATCGATGGAGCATTGAAGTTCTGCAAAGCTCAGCCCAAGAACGAACACATTCCCAGTACACTCTTTGTTGCTGGATTGGAAAAGCACAAAGAGGGTCTAGCAGCTATGCGTAAAGCCATGGCGAATGCTGTCGATCTGGAAATTATTCCCGCACTGAATTTCCTGCTTCCCACCATTCTGGCTTTTGCCAAGATTGCAACCATGGTTGGGTTGCTCTTTACCATTATCTCGATGATTGGAACCTTCTCGGCATTGGGTGAAGCCAGTGAGAAGGGGACCGGTGGACAGGCTCAGGCGAGTGCCGAAATCGGTTTGGCACTCTTTGCAACGATGCTGGGATTGCTCACTGCAATTCCACTGGTGTTCACTCACACGCTGTGCAAAGCCTGGACACACAAGTTCGAGATCAAGATGAAGAATGCCGGGCAGAAGTTACTGTTGCTGACCCAGGCAGCCAAGACCACGCCACCCATGCAGGGTGCTGCAGTGCCCATGGCGGCAGCGGTAGCCGGCCGGCCGATGGCTGCTCAAACGGTTCGCTAA
- a CDS encoding biopolymer transporter ExbD, producing MPADTPRFFNVWLVQPNTVYRGVPFSVVCDWIQEGRLLGRDCVRTPGAPAWEYLDAHPLFQPYFGLGGLPTAQDAAEALEPIEIDFAAAKKPEEEDEDVDMIPLIDISMVLLVFFMMTAQNLITAAPFKIPAVKISEISDRQGNVTISARRDVDDETKIAYHFKENYTDKFTEQEVLDKVREEKAGAGMQLKIVLQVEATLPFEKVQSLMMGLERMGIKNYVAKVAPAAQAGGE from the coding sequence ATGCCCGCAGACACCCCCCGTTTCTTCAATGTCTGGCTTGTTCAGCCTAACACCGTCTATCGGGGTGTGCCTTTTTCTGTCGTCTGCGACTGGATACAGGAAGGCAGGCTACTTGGACGTGATTGTGTGCGTACTCCCGGTGCACCCGCCTGGGAATATCTCGATGCCCACCCGCTGTTTCAACCTTATTTTGGCCTAGGTGGGTTGCCCACAGCACAGGATGCTGCGGAAGCGCTTGAACCTATCGAGATCGATTTTGCAGCAGCCAAAAAACCGGAGGAAGAGGATGAAGATGTTGACATGATTCCGCTGATTGATATCAGCATGGTTCTCCTCGTGTTCTTCATGATGACGGCTCAGAATCTGATTACCGCTGCACCCTTCAAGATTCCGGCTGTCAAGATTTCGGAAATCTCTGACAGGCAAGGCAATGTCACCATCAGTGCCCGTCGCGATGTGGATGATGAAACTAAAATAGCTTATCACTTTAAGGAAAACTATACCGACAAATTCACTGAACAGGAAGTGCTGGACAAGGTGCGGGAGGAAAAGGCTGGTGCCGGTATGCAGTTGAAGATCGTACTGCAGGTTGAAGCTACATTACCTTTTGAAAAGGTACAGTCGCTGATGATGGGGCTGGAGCGTATGGGAATCAAGAATTATGTTGCCAAGGTTGCACCAGCAGCCCAGGCAGGTGGAGAATAG
- a CDS encoding biopolymer transporter ExbD, producing MSWRLRHEGSPQPIAQPLTTEQIVEGLKDGVYATTDEVRGPSDSNWVRLENHPYFAEVSEVIQDIESEATHEADDNNIDMNPLIDVCLVLLVFFILATTMSVMERVMRLPANQKNDQEPRVLPPELTQKYIMLRVEKKGAATQFKVNEYVADDDDKLLRELERLVREGKTELILDIGPGVDFGSYTKAVEKAGEARVTRILTKAVAKPGKRGAGPPAKAAAPAPAK from the coding sequence ATGTCGTGGCGATTACGTCATGAAGGTTCACCGCAGCCGATTGCTCAGCCTCTCACCACTGAGCAGATCGTTGAAGGGCTGAAAGATGGCGTTTATGCCACGACCGATGAAGTGCGTGGCCCCAGCGATTCCAACTGGGTTCGTCTGGAAAATCATCCATATTTTGCAGAAGTCTCAGAAGTCATTCAGGACATCGAAAGCGAAGCTACGCACGAAGCGGATGATAACAACATCGATATGAATCCGCTGATCGACGTGTGTCTGGTATTGCTGGTGTTTTTCATTCTTGCCACCACCATGTCGGTCATGGAAAGGGTGATGCGTCTGCCTGCGAACCAGAAAAATGATCAGGAACCGCGTGTACTTCCACCCGAACTGACGCAGAAGTACATCATGCTCCGCGTTGAGAAAAAAGGGGCTGCCACCCAATTCAAAGTGAATGAATACGTGGCAGATGATGATGACAAATTGCTTCGCGAACTGGAACGGCTTGTCCGCGAAGGCAAAACGGAACTCATTCTGGATATTGGCCCTGGCGTTGATTTTGGCAGCTACACCAAGGCTGTTGAAAAAGCGGGTGAAGCTCGCGTGACGCGTATTCTCACGAAAGCGGTGGCGAAACCCGGGAAACGAGGCGCTGGTCCGCCGGCAAAAGCTGCTGCTCCGGCGCCAGCCAAGTAG
- a CDS encoding threonine synthase has product MSCFVTHLESAIDGTRFEPMQILGMHADRPLWVRYDLPAIKRAITTTEIARREPSLWRYRELLPLPSEFEPVTLGEGMSPLLPCPRLGQAIGLKQLWIKDESQLPTGSFKSRGMTAAISMAKALGIRRVALPTAGNAGGAAAAYGARAGMEVFVFMPEDTPQVNQFEAALLGARVFLVNGLINDCGKIVKQGKEPMGWFDLSTLKEPYRLEGKKTMGLELAEQMDWKLPASIFYPTGGGTGLIGMWKAFDELKQLGWLRSEQLPRLYSCQSEGCSPIATAFAKGERFAEPFPNAHTAASGLRVPVAVGDFMMLDAIRASGGQALTGTEDSIGHWMKQAGSLEGISLCPETAICLDVLHRLVKESLIDPSEHVVVFNTGAAQKYLEAVPLKLPKLNKDEAMDWNKM; this is encoded by the coding sequence ATGTCTTGCTTTGTCACCCATCTGGAAAGTGCGATCGATGGAACCCGGTTTGAGCCGATGCAGATTCTGGGAATGCATGCTGATCGGCCGCTCTGGGTGCGATACGATCTGCCTGCCATCAAACGGGCGATAACAACCACAGAGATAGCCCGGCGAGAACCATCGCTCTGGCGATACCGTGAACTGCTCCCGCTTCCAAGTGAGTTTGAACCGGTGACGCTGGGTGAAGGTATGTCACCATTGCTGCCCTGCCCACGACTGGGCCAGGCAATTGGCCTTAAACAATTGTGGATCAAGGATGAATCGCAGTTGCCTACCGGTTCATTCAAATCGCGTGGAATGACTGCAGCCATCAGCATGGCCAAAGCGCTTGGCATCCGCCGAGTGGCCCTGCCCACAGCAGGCAACGCCGGTGGCGCTGCAGCAGCCTATGGTGCTCGTGCAGGCATGGAAGTATTCGTCTTCATGCCTGAAGACACTCCGCAAGTCAACCAGTTTGAAGCAGCTTTGCTGGGCGCGCGTGTTTTTCTCGTCAATGGTTTGATCAACGATTGTGGCAAGATCGTCAAGCAGGGAAAAGAGCCTATGGGCTGGTTCGACTTATCCACACTCAAAGAGCCTTATCGGCTGGAAGGCAAGAAAACAATGGGGCTGGAACTGGCGGAGCAGATGGACTGGAAGTTGCCCGCATCCATCTTTTATCCAACCGGTGGCGGTACAGGCCTTATCGGCATGTGGAAAGCGTTTGACGAACTGAAACAATTGGGCTGGTTACGGAGCGAACAGCTTCCACGATTGTACAGTTGCCAGAGTGAAGGCTGTTCGCCAATCGCCACTGCCTTTGCCAAGGGGGAACGGTTTGCAGAGCCTTTCCCCAATGCACACACGGCAGCCAGCGGATTGCGTGTGCCGGTAGCTGTTGGAGATTTCATGATGCTGGATGCCATTCGTGCCAGTGGTGGGCAAGCATTGACGGGAACAGAAGACAGCATCGGCCACTGGATGAAACAGGCCGGTTCGCTGGAAGGCATCAGCCTGTGTCCGGAAACGGCTATCTGCCTCGATGTATTACACCGATTGGTGAAAGAGAGTCTGATTGACCCATCAGAACACGTTGTGGTCTTCAACACTGGTGCTGCCCAGAAGTACCTGGAAGCTGTGCCGCTCAAGTTGCCGAAGTTGAACAAGGATGAGGCGATGGATTGGAATAAGATGTAA
- a CDS encoding competence/damage-inducible protein A: protein MKAEIISIGSEITSGRNLDTNSQWLSRELQAMGIPVRFHTTLADDLNENITAFRVALQRADLIVITGGLGPTQDDLTREVLAAVAGVELVLDQNCLDAIAALFEKIGRKMTERNRVQAYFPSGAKPLPNPVGTAPGIWLAVPRQDQSPAVFLAMPGVPREMHRMFQEQAKPLISEQFTDHAGIILERKLNLFGLGEAAVEEKVMDLTRRGHVPEVGITASDATISLRIFGSGKDEAEALAQIAPVETTIRERFGNMVFGTGDEELQHAVAHLLALKKTTLSVAESLTGGLVMNRLCQIPGISEFFLGGCVAYANDAKVKQLGVPAELITQHGAVSAEVAEAMANGAREQFAAQWAVSTTGIAGPGGATPTKPVGLAYIGVAGPFGVISHQVNALAHGRLDVMNRVAKVALNALRLALLKE from the coding sequence ATGAAAGCAGAGATCATCTCTATTGGCAGCGAGATCACCTCAGGTCGCAATCTCGATACCAACTCACAATGGCTAAGCCGCGAACTGCAGGCGATGGGCATCCCTGTCCGCTTTCACACAACTCTCGCCGACGACCTGAATGAAAACATTACAGCGTTTCGTGTGGCACTGCAACGTGCAGATTTGATTGTCATTACGGGAGGACTGGGACCAACACAGGATGACCTGACTCGCGAAGTGCTTGCTGCAGTGGCAGGGGTGGAACTGGTCCTCGATCAAAATTGCCTGGATGCCATCGCTGCGTTGTTTGAAAAAATTGGCCGAAAGATGACCGAGCGAAACCGCGTTCAGGCCTATTTCCCGAGCGGTGCCAAACCGTTGCCCAATCCGGTCGGCACAGCTCCTGGTATCTGGCTTGCTGTTCCTCGCCAGGATCAATCACCTGCCGTATTTCTCGCCATGCCCGGCGTACCTCGTGAAATGCATCGAATGTTTCAGGAGCAGGCTAAACCGCTAATCAGTGAGCAGTTTACAGACCACGCAGGCATCATTCTCGAACGCAAGCTGAACCTCTTCGGCCTGGGCGAAGCTGCAGTCGAAGAGAAAGTGATGGATCTCACTCGACGAGGACATGTGCCTGAAGTGGGTATTACCGCGAGTGATGCAACCATTTCGCTACGCATTTTCGGATCAGGGAAGGATGAAGCAGAAGCATTAGCACAGATAGCCCCTGTTGAAACAACCATTCGTGAACGCTTTGGCAACATGGTATTCGGCACCGGAGACGAAGAACTGCAACACGCCGTTGCTCATCTCCTGGCACTGAAGAAGACAACGCTCTCTGTTGCAGAAAGTCTGACCGGCGGCCTGGTGATGAACCGGCTGTGCCAGATTCCTGGCATCAGCGAGTTCTTTCTTGGAGGCTGCGTGGCCTATGCCAATGATGCCAAGGTTAAACAACTCGGTGTACCAGCCGAGTTAATTACTCAGCATGGCGCAGTCAGTGCTGAAGTAGCTGAGGCGATGGCGAATGGTGCTCGCGAACAATTTGCCGCTCAGTGGGCGGTGAGCACCACCGGCATTGCCGGACCGGGCGGTGCTACACCTACCAAACCCGTGGGGCTGGCCTACATCGGTGTTGCCGGGCCATTTGGCGTCATCAGCCACCAGGTCAATGCCCTGGCTCATGGCCGGCTCGACGTAATGAACCGTGTTGCCAAGGTCGCACTCAATGCCTTGCGACTTGCTTTACTCAAGGAATAA